The Chitinivorax sp. B genomic interval AACAGCAACCGGCGCACGGTGACGGTCAAGCCTTATCCGTTCAAATTTGGTACCGTCAATGTGACTGTGGTGGCAAAAACCAAGAGTGGTCGGGAAGCCTCCGCAATGTTCAAGGTCACCGTGGTGGATGACCCGACGGTGGGTGGTACACAAGGACAGCCTGATCCATTCTCGCCGGATGGTCGTTACAAACATGGTGACAAAGTCACGCATGACGGCAAGATTTATCAATTTACCTTGTTGAAAACGGACGGGCAGCCTCACCCGAGGGCCTCGTTACCAGGTACGTATTGCAAACCAGGCATTTGTTCACAGGCATCACCTCTTAAAGACACTACCACAGGGAAAACAATCGCTTATTGGACAGAAGTAGGCAGGGCACCATCGCCTACACCCGTACCCACCCCGACACCAGCACCCAAGCCGTTCTCGCCAAATGATCGGTACAAGCATGGTGATGTGGTGACGTCGGGTGGCAAGGTTTATCAATTCACCTTGCTGAAGACAGATGGCCAACCGCATCCACGGGCTACTTTGCCCGGTACTTACTGTCAGCCGGGTGCTTGCTCGCAGTCAACACCACACCGCGATGCGACCACCGGAAAAGTCATTGCGTATTGGACCGAGACCGGCAATGCAACACCTACACCTAATCCAACACCGACACCAGTGACCAAACCATTTTCACCGAATGAACGGTATAAGCATGGTGATACTGCCAGTTTTGGTGGAAAGGTGTATCGGTTCACTTTATTGAAAACGGATGGTCAGCCGCACCCACGGGCCACGTTGCCGGGTAGTTATTGTCAGCCTGCTACATGCACTCAGACTAGTCCACACAAGGATACTGTAACTGGAAAGACCATTGCCTTCTGGACTGAAGTAGGTAATACGCCAACGCCAACGCCAACACCAACACCAACACCAACACCAACACCAACACCAACACCAACACCAACACCAACACCAACACCAACACCAACACCAACACCGGGGGGCGTTACACCGTTCTCGGTTGATGCGCGTTATAAAACCGGGGATAAGGTGTCGTTTGCCGGAAAGGTGTATCAGTTCACGGTATTGATGCGAGACGGCCGCCCGCACCCGCGGGCAACCTTCCCAGGCCAGCTTTGCAAGCCGGATTCATGCACACAGAGCCAACCGGCACGGGATACCAGTACAGGTCTGCCAATTGCATTCTGGGTAGAAGTCGGGGGCACGACACCAGCCACCAAGTGTGATACGCAGCTTGATGTGACACGTGACTACCGCGTAACCAATCAGCAAAGTGGTACGCAATTGTCCCCATCGCAGGATCAGTCATTGGCACCAGTACTGGTCAAGCGGGATGACGCCATGCGCTGGCGTTTGTCACGCAATGCCGAAGGATTCTATATCCTCTCCAGCAAGGTCAGCCATTTGTCACTGGATCTGCATGGCAGTACCAAACAGCAGGTCGGTGGGGCCACCATTCTCTATACCACGCATCGTGGGATAAATCAGCAATGGTGCCCGATGAAGACGGCAAATGGCGGCTACCAGCTGGTGTCCCGTCTGACAGGTTTTGCATTGGGGATTGGAAATGCGCCGGGCGACCAGCCGGTTGTGCAGCAACAGTTAGGCAGCACACCTAGCCTGATCTGGACGCTTAACTGAGTTGCTTTGGCAGCACTAAAGCCCTGAAACCTGTTGATTGCCGGGTGAGCCATTAGGCTGCCCGGCATTTTTTGTTTAAGTGTCATGATAATTACTCTGCAAGACTAAAGGGTGTAAAGCTGTCACTGCAAAATCATGACTGGTTTGTTTAGCTGTCAGGTAGCTAAGTTTTGAATGGTCGAATGTATTTTACGAATTGCCAGCTGGTTCTCTAATATCCCGATACTACCTTCTGCCAAGCAGTGAGAGAGTACTTCACTTGATATCTGCCATTGATTCCAATTGAATGCTTGCAGGCATCGGTATTTAGTTATCTGGACTTGCTTGTAATTGAATCTGGATATTCGAATCAGAAAATAATATGGCGAGGCACGATCCCAGTGCACGCTGAGCAACTCAGGAGAGAATACATGGCTATTGTGCTTGCCGCGGGCGTACTATTGACAGGAGGGGCACTGGCTGCCAGCAGCTTGCCAAGCAAACCGGAACCAATCGAAGCATTCTATGAACGCATTTTCATGGAAGAGATGATGGAGCAACCGGAAACGCTGACGCAGTTGCGCCTGCTGGAGCCGCGTGGCATCACTCGCCACAACGGTGAGCTGGATAATTTGTCACTGGCCCAGGATGACAAACGCTTTCGGCGCCTCAAACAGACGACGGAGTCCTTGCGTCGATACGACACTAAAGGAATGCGATCGGATCAGCGTTTGACCTATGACACGTTGAATTGGTTTACCCAGAACCAGTTGGCTGGCGAGCGTTTCCGATATCACAGCTATCCAGTCAATCAGCTGTTTGGCGTGCAGAATAGTTTCCCGACCTTTATGGTGACAATGCACCCGCTGACCAGCAAGGAAGATGTTGCGTACTATCTCGCCCGTCTTGGCAAAGTCAGTATCAAGTTCGATCAGTTGCTGGAACAGCTCAAAGTGCGTGAGCGTAAGGGCATCATTCCACCCACGTTTGTCATCGATAAAGTATTGGAGGAGATGCAGGGGCTGATCGCCATGTCACCCAAACAGAACCTGCTATACACCCATCTGGACAAAAAGCTGGCCACCTTGAAGGGATTGTCGGAAGACGATCGCGAGGCCATGTTGAAGCAAGCCGAGCGGCAGATTGATGATGCCGTTTATCCAGCCTATCGGCAGTTGATCAGCTACATGACTGCACTACGCGCCAAATCTGACAATCAG includes:
- a CDS encoding M12 family metallopeptidase, which gives rise to MQFKRTYLASVVMVALSGIAYSGVSDENDINSRRNSEAVLETVTLKNGDVITYEVVGGKAILGDMILGEHELIKRTGEVGAFTVRSWQRDVLSRLKNQPEDNPDAHTQRWPNNVLYYAFSPDLPKQARDAALAGMKLITDKTQVRFKERTNQENYVEFYAGDRCASSVGMVGGKQYISLGAGCERPGIAAHEILHALGWHHEQMRPDRDSYVTVHEGNIEQGKTGNFRKMRPGSTDPVGPYDFQSIMHYNAYSFSANGQPTITPKDSSIQLSQLGQRRELSDGDARSVNQLYPAPTGSADLRMTVSAKELRIDENNSGQLELDLVAPANDPVVLLRASLDKQDVVEGVDFTPGNSNRRTVTVKPYPFKFGTVNVTVVAKTKSGREASAMFKVTVVDDPTVGGTQGQPDPFSPDGRYKHGDKVTHDGKIYQFTLLKTDGQPHPRASLPGTYCKPGICSQASPLKDTTTGKTIAYWTEVGRAPSPTPVPTPTPAPKPFSPNDRYKHGDVVTSGGKVYQFTLLKTDGQPHPRATLPGTYCQPGACSQSTPHRDATTGKVIAYWTETGNATPTPNPTPTPVTKPFSPNERYKHGDTASFGGKVYRFTLLKTDGQPHPRATLPGSYCQPATCTQTSPHKDTVTGKTIAFWTEVGNTPTPTPTPTPTPTPTPTPTPTPTPTPTPTPTPTPGGVTPFSVDARYKTGDKVSFAGKVYQFTVLMRDGRPHPRATFPGQLCKPDSCTQSQPARDTSTGLPIAFWVEVGGTTPATKCDTQLDVTRDYRVTNQQSGTQLSPSQDQSLAPVLVKRDDAMRWRLSRNAEGFYILSSKVSHLSLDLHGSTKQQVGGATILYTTHRGINQQWCPMKTANGGYQLVSRLTGFALGIGNAPGDQPVVQQQLGSTPSLIWTLN